The window AGCCAGATATATTCAGTGAGGTAATAGAAATTATTACCTCAAGTGATTTTTATAAAATGGCTCATAAATTAATTTTTGAAGTAATGCAAGAGATATATGGAACAGGAGAATCAATAGATCCAATAATTGTCATGGATAGGTTAAAAAGAAAAGATAAGTTTGAGGATATTGGAGGAGAAGCTATATTTTATGAAATAATAGAGGAAGTTCCAACTGCAGCTAATATTTTAACTTATGCAAGAATTATAAAAGAAAAAGCCACTTTAAGAAAACTTGGTGATATAGGAACTAAAATAGTTGAAATGACTTATGAAGGATATGAAGATGTAGATACTATTTTAGATAAGGCTGAAGGAATGATTTTTAAAGTTGCTGAAAGCAAGGAATCAAAAGATATTGTTAGTTTAAAAGAAGTTGTGACAAATGAGTTTGAAAGATTAGAACAACTTCTTCAAAATAAAGGTGTTACAACGGGAATTTCTAGTGGATTTAAACATTTTGATGAAATGACAAGTGGATTTCATCCGTCAGATTTAGTTATTTTAGCAGCAAGACCTTCAATGGGAAAAACAGCATTTGCTCTAAACTTGGCATTAAATGCAGCTATGAAAGCTGATAAAGGAGTTTTAGTATTTAGTTTAGAGATGTCAAGTTCACAGTTATTACAAAGACTTTTGGCAATAGAGGCAGGAATTGGACTTCAAAAGATTAGAAATGGTTTTTTAGGAGAAGATGACTGGGGGAAATTAGGTATTGCCAGTGGTAAGTTAGCAAATGCTGAAATAAATATAGCTGATGTACCAAATGTAAATGTTTTAGAAATAAGATCTATAGCTAGAAGATTAAAAGCAGCAGGAAAGTTAGATATGATCTTGATTGACTACTTACAGCTTATAAAAGGAACAAGTGGAAAATCAGATAATAGACAACAGGAGATCTCTGATATTTCTAGATCATTAAAAGGAATAGCTAGAGAGTTAGATATACCGATAATTGCATTATCACAGCTTTCTCGTGCTCCAGAACAAAGAGCTGATAGAAGACCAATGCTATCAGACTTAAGAGAATCAGGAGCTATTGAGCAAGATGCTGATATGGTTGTATTTTTATATAGAGATGATTATTATAATGATGAATCAGAACAAAAGGGTATAACAGAAGTTATCATAGGAAAGCAAAGAAATGGACCAGTTGGAACTGTAAACTTGAAATTCTTCCACGAGATTACCAAGTTTGGAGATTATACGACTAAGGTTGAATAGAAAGGTGAGAAAAAAATGAAAAGAGCAGAATTATTAGCTCCAGCAGGTAATATGGAAAAGTTAAAAATGGCTTTCCATTATGGAGCAGACGCAGTATTTTTAGGTGGAAAGATGTTTAACCTAAGAGCTGGAAGTCATAACTTTAATGATGAGGAGTTAAAGGAAGCTGTTGAATATGCACATTCAATGGAAAAAAGAGTATATGTAGCACTAAATATAATACCTCATAATAATGAATTAGAGTTATTACCTGATTATGTGAAGTATTTAGAAGAGATTGGAGTAGACGGAGTTATAGTTGCAGACTTAGGAGTATTCCAAGTTGTAAAGGAAAATACTAATTTAAATATAAGTGTAAGTACTCAGGCAAGTAATACAAACTGGCGTTCAGTAAAAATGTGGAAAGATTTAGGAGCTAAGAGAGTAGTTTTAGCAAGAGAGATATCTTTAGATAATATTGCTGAAATAAGAGCTAAAGTTCCTGATATAGAGTTAGAAGTATTTGTACATGGAGCTATGTGTATGTCTGTTTCTGGAAGATGTCTTCTAAGTAACTATATGACTGGTAGAGATGCAAATAGAGGAGATTGTGCTCAATCATGCAGATGGAAATATAATTTAGTTGAAGAAACAAGACCAAATGAATATATGCCAGTTTATGAAGATGAGAGAGGAACTTATATATTTAACTCAAAAGATCTATGTACAATAGAGATAATCGATAAGATTTTAGATTTAGGAGTAGATTCTTTAAAAATTGAAGGTAGAATGAAGGGTATTTATTACGTTTCAAATGCTGTAAAAGTTTATAAAGATGCAATAAATAAATACTATGCAGGTGAGTTTGAATATGATCCTACATGGATGGAAGAGATTCAATCTACATCTAATAGATCTTATACTCAAGGATTCTATCATGGACAACCTGGAGCAGAAGCTAATAACTATAACGATAGAAATTCATATAGCCAAACTCATCAGTTAGTAGCTAAAATTGAAGAAAAAATTGGAGAAAATGAATATATTTTAGGAATTAGAAACAGAGTTTTATCAGGAGAGAGTTTAGAAGTTATAACTACATCTGGAAAACCTAGAGAAATAATTATGCCTAAAATGACTTTAATAACTAAATCTGGTGAAGAAGTTGTTGAAGCAGCAAATCCTAATTCAACTGTAAGAGTAGTTTTAGATGGTGGATTTGAAGCAATGGATATGATAAGAAGAGTTAAAACAACTCAAGAGTAAAAAAAAAAGAGGCATTGCCTCTTTTTTTTATTAATTATTTTTAGCTTCTTTTATTTTCTTCTCAGTAGCTCTAATGAATCTAGGAATAAACCATTCTTTTTCATCTTGAGATTTTTCATCTTTTTTAGTATAAATTCCTTTTAATTCATCATAGTATTCTTGAACTTCACCACTGAATTCACTTTTATCTTTAATTGGGTATTTTTTTAGATTAGGGAAGTTTTTATCTAATGTAGCATTCCACTCTTCAACTTGTGATTTATGAAGTGATAAGAATAAATCAACATCTCCTGTAAATTTAATCTCCTTAATAACATCTCCAACTTCTAATTTCTTAATATTGTTAAAATCTTTTTCTTCTACATACTCTCCAAATATAGTATGCTTATTGTTTAACCAATCAGCAGGATATAAAGTAAAGAAGAATTGTGATCCTCCAGTTTCAGGTCCTGTATTCGCCATAGCTAACATACCAGGTTGATAGAAGTCTAGCCATTTAGAGAACTCATCAGGAATAGTATAACCTGGGCCTCCATCTCCTCTTCCAGTAGGGTCTCCACCTTGAACAACAAAGTTTTCAACAGCTCTATGGATCTTAGTGTTGTCATAGAATCCTCTTTTAGCAAGATTTATAAAATTAGCTACAGTGATAGGTGAAGCTTCTGGATACAAGTAGAATGTGATATCCCCTTGAGTTGTCACAAAAGTAGCTCTAATATCGTTATACTTTACTGCTTGAGTCTTTTTAGTAGATGAACATCCGATCATAATAGCGAATAGCACTACTAGAGATAGTAATTTAATGATTTTTTTCATATATGCCCTCCTGTTTTTACTGTTAGTATTATACTATATAAAAACCTATTTTACAAAGTACTTTTGTAAACTTTTTGTGGATAGTGTTAAAGCAATAGATAAAACAATAAGTAATACCGATAATGCATTTACCACAGGAGAAACTCCTAGTCTTATCATTGAGTAGATTCTAAGTGGTAAAGTAGAAGAACCTGGTCCTGCTACAAAGAATGTTGTAACAAAATCATCAAATGATAATGTAAGAGCCATTAAAAATCCTGATACAATAGCAGGTGTAAGCATCGGTAATATGACTTTTTTTAATGTTTGAAATTCATTTGCTCCTAAATCATATGCAGCCTCAACAATAGAGTAATCGAACTCTCCAAGTCTAGATAAAACAATAAATAAAACAAATGGTATATTAAAAGTTGTATGAGCTATAAATATACTTGTTAAACCTAACTCTAATTTAACTGTTGCAAACATAATTAAAAGAGAAACTCCTAAAATAATATCAGGTATAACTAAAGGTAAAAAAGTTATAACTTTAAGATAATTTTTATGTTTAAAGTGATACCAATGAATTCCAATTGCACCTAAAGTTCCAATTAAAGTTGAAGTTGTACTAGATAAAATACCTATTATTAAACTATATTTAAAAGCTTTCCAAATGTTATCTGAATATAAAAATAACTCTTTATACCATTTCATTGAAAACCCTTGCCAAGCACTTGATCTTCCCTCATTAAAAGAGTAAATTACAAGAATTAGCAGTGGTAAATAAAAGAATATCATAGAAAGAATAAAGAAAAATAAAGATGTTCTTCTTTTATTCATCACTTACCTCCTTAGACTTTTTTTCTGCTCTCATAAAAATAAGAAGAGCTATAGATGTAACTAAGATAAGCATAGCAGATATAGCTGAAGCTAATGGCCAGTTTCTTGTTACAGTTAAGTGTTGTGCAATGATATTTCCAAGCATTGTAGCTTGTGTACCACCAACAAGTTTAGGAATCGCATATGATCCCATAGCTGGAATAAAGGTAAATAAAATAGCTGTTATAATACCAGATTTTATATTAGGTAAAAAAACTTTTCTAAAAGCTTGGCTATTAGTTGCACCTAAATCTCTTGCTGCTTCAACTAGTGAAAAATCAAATTTTTCAATAATAGCATAAAGAGGAAGTATAGCAAATGGTAAACTAGTGTAAACTGTAATTAAAATAACAGATCCAGTGTTGTATAGTAGCTTCAGTGGAGTTTCAATAATACCTAATTTAAGTAAGAAGGTATTTAAAAATCCGTTAGAACCTAGAATTGATATCCAAGCATATATTCTTATTAAAAAATTAGTCCAAAATGGAATAATAACTAGGATAAGAAGTTCTTGCTTAAACTTAGATCGAGCTATAAAGTAGGCTGTTGGAACAGCTAAAATAACAGTTAAAATAGTTACAACCACAGATATATATATTGTTCTAAATAATATTTTTAAAAATACAGGTTCAAAAAATACATTGAAATTTTTTAAAGTGAAGATCATTTGAACTCCACCATAAGTCCCTTTTGTTAAAAAAGCATAACTTAAAACAATAAGCATAGGAATAACAAAGAATACAGACATCCAAAGAGTCAAAGGGATGCTATAAAAGCTTCCAGAAGATATTTTTTTCAATTATATCACCTCAACTAAAAAACTATCGTCAGCATGCCAAGATATGTAAGCATCTTCATCCCAGTGTATCGTATCGTTATCTTCTTCATCAAAATAAACAGCGTGCTGTTTAAAAGCTTTGAATAAAAGATTTTTATCTCCATTTATCCATACAAAGTATTTACTTTGGAATCCTGAATAAATAAGTTCATCAACGTAAACTTTTAAAGTGTTATGTTTTTCAGAAAGACCAGTTGGAATATGTTTTGAAACTCTAATTTTTTCAGGTCTTATAGAAACTCTAACTTTATCTCCTACTTTGATAGGTTTGTCTAATTCGAAAATTAATTCACCTAAAGCATCACTTTGAAGTTTACCGTAAGTTTTATCAAAAATTTCTGTAACAACACCTTCAAAGAAATTGTTTTCACCAATAAAATCAGCTACAAATGAATCAGCAGGAGCTTCATAAACTTCAGCAGGAGTTCCTACTTGTAAAATCTGTCCCTTATTCATAACGGCTATTCTATCTGAAATAGAAAGAGCTTCTTGCTGATCATGAGTGATAAAAATAAAAGTTATTCCTACTTCATCATGAATATTGTCAAGTTCAATTAAAAGATTTTGTCTTAATTTGGCATCTAGTGCTGATAGCGGTTCATCAAGAAGTAAAACACCAGGTTTATTAATAAGTGCTCTAGCTATTGAAACTCTCTGTTGTTGCCCTCCTGAAAGTTGATTTGGTTTTTTATACATATGATCCTTTAGGTCTACAAGTTCAATAAACTTTTTAACTTCTGCATCAATTGTTTTTTCATCAACTTTTTTTAGTCTAAGAGGAAAAGCTACATTCTCATAAACTGTTAAATGGGGAAATAGTGCATATTTTTGAAAAATTGTGTTAACGTTCCTTTTATTTGGGGCTAAATCAACTATATTCTCATCTCCTAGATAAATTGCTCCACTATCAGGAGTTATAAATCCTGCTATCATTCTTAAAAGAGTAGTTTTACCACATCCAGATGGACCCAAAATAGAAAAAAACTCTCCATCTTTAATATTTAAGTTAATATTTTTTAAAACATCAACACCGTCGAAACTTTTTTTGATATCGACAATTTTAATATCTGTTTTTTTCAATTTTACCTCCTAATATATAATAAATTTGTTCACAATAATAATATTCTATCACATTTAACAAATAAAATAAACCTGTTTATTTGTTATAAATAAAAAAAGAATCCTAGCTAGACTAGGATTCTTAAATTTTTTTAGAAAACAGCTGGTTCTACGTGACCGTAATCACCATTTCTTTTTTTATAAACGATATTCATATCTCCTGTTTCAGAGTTTGTAAATACGTAGAAGTCTTTGTTTAAAGCTTCTAGTTGTAATATAGCTTCTTCAACATCCATAGGTCTAGGATTAACTGTGATACTTTCAATTTTTTTAGTAGATTGTACAGTAATTGAATTATCAGAAGACTCAAACGTAATCTTTTTAGGATTAGAAATATTAGGAAGAGAATGATTATTATCTCTTAATTTTTCCTTATGTTTCTTGATTTGTTTAGCCAAAATTTCAGTTACACGATCTATAGCGTTATAAAGGTCATCATCAGTATAAACACCCTTAATTACTGTTCCGTTTACATGAACTCTTGCATCAACTCTTTGTAGAGGCCCTGTTTTTGATTTTGTAGCTGATAATGTAACATTCACTGTTAAAATGTTATCAAAGAATTTTTTTAATTTAGAAAAATTCTTTTCGCAATGATTTTTGATTGCATCAGTAAGAACAAGATCTCCGTTAGTATTATAGTTTATTCTCATACAAACCACCCCTTATGGATATTTATGTAGCTTTCTTACTCTATCTATACCTTTATTCTGAAAGGATTCCTTTTTTTAAGAATAATTTTTTATTAGATATCTCAGCAAGCTCTCTTGAATGTGTTACTGTTATAATTGTTTGACGTTTTTTGCTATTAATTTGTTTGAAAATATTAAAAATCTTTTCGCTAGTCTCATTATCCAAGTTACCAGTAGGTTCATCTAAAAGTAATATTTTAGGATCATTTATTAAGGCTCTAGCTATTGCAACTCTTTGTTTTTCTCCTCCAGAAAGTTCTGTTGGTTTATGGTTAGCTCGATGATCAACACCCACTTCTTTAAGAAGTGCTAAAGCTTTTTTTTCTATCTCAGCTTTCTTTGAATAATCTTGTGTAAGAGCTGGGATCATAACGTTTTCTAACGCAGTAAATTCAGGTAAAAGATAGTGGAACTGAAAAACAAATCCAATCTTTTTATTTCTAACTAAATCAATATTAGAGCTATTTACAGATATCTTTTCATTATCAATGAAGATATCTCCAGAAGTAGGAGAGTCTAAGAGCCCAATTAAATTTAGAAGAGTTGTTTTTCCAGAGCCTGATTGTCCAAGAATAGAGATAAAATCGCCCTCTTCAATCTGCAAATTTAAATTTTTTATTATTTCTAAAGTTTCTGTTTTTGTAGAATAATTTTTACAAATATTTTTAAGTTCAAGTACAATATTTTTAGTCATGTCTTAAGGCCTCCACGATTTTTAATTTACCAGCTCTATAAGCAGGAAAAACACTTGATAAAAAGATTAATAAAGTATTAGCTCCTACAATAGTTAAAAGCTCTTTAAGAGACAGCTCAATAGGAACTTTTGTTAGATAGTATATAGATGATATACCAGGAAGAGAGTAGGTTTTAATATACCAAAGTAGGAATAAAGATATAAAAACACCGATTATGATACCAGTTAACCCAAGAATAACTCCTTGAATTAAAAATATTTTAATAATAGATCCGTGAGATATTCCAACAGATCTCATAATTCCAATATATCTAATTTTTTCTCTAACCATTGTATTTAAAATAACCCATACAACGAAACCTGCTATGATAACAATTAATGAAAAACCAATTATCATAACTGTTTTTTCAAGAGTTAAGGCTTTTAGAAGATTTTGATTTAAGCTACCCCAAGTTCTGTTGTAAAGACCAGTATCATTGTAAACTTTATTAGAAACTTTATCAGCATCATATGGATTTTTTAAAATAAGATCCATAGAACTAAGAGTATTATCTCTTTCTGTTATATATTGAGCAGTTTTAAGAGGTAAAATAATCATAGATAAATCATAATCATAATATCCACTTTGGAAAGTTCCCATAATTTCAAGTTGAAGCTCTTTATTATTAGCAGATATTATATTTATTGGATCTCCAATATTACCACCAATTCTATTCAGAAGTTCCTCTCCAATAAGGACACCTTTCATATTTTTAAAGTCTATACTACCACGTTTTATTTTAGATTGGAGATTAAGAGCAGGTATAGCTTTTTCTAAATCTAAACCATCTAATTTAACTCCAGAGATATACGTACCTAAAATACCATTATATTTAACAATTCCTTGACTAGATACCTTAGGAATAACACCCTTAACCTCAGGATACGTACTTAAAATATTTTCTAGTTTTTCATAATCTTTAAGATTTTCATTGCCTATAACTGTAACATGACTAGATAGAGAAAGAATACTATCAATCATATTTTTATTTAATCCATTAGATATTCCAATAGAAACAGTTAAAACGATAATACCTATAGCAATACCAATAATTCCAATAAAGCTTTGTTTTTTGTGTTCAAAAATATGTTTTTTTGCTATAAAAAACTCAAATAACATTAGTTCACCTCGCCTTAGTTAGTAAAAAGAGTTTTAATTAGAATCTCTTTTAATTCATCAGTTGTAATTTCAATATTTAAATGTTTTTTTAAATCTGTAAGCTGTTTCTCTCCGAGATATTTTTCGTCAATTATATTATCAACATGGAGCATATCAACTTCTTGTGGGGAGAGTTTATTAATAGTTTTTAAGAAGAGTTCTCCATAGTTTTTAAATTTTTGATTTCCTATACCTCTAATTTTAAGCATCTCCCAACGATTTTGAGGCTTTTTTTCAGCCATTTCCATAAGAGTTAAATCAGATAAGATTATATAAGGTGGAACTCCCTCTTTTTGTGCAATCTCTTTTCTTAAAGCATTTAGAGTTTCAAAGAGTGGATCTTCAAAATAATCAAATGTAACAGATTCATTAATTCTTCTAAATACAGCTTTAATATTTTTTAAAACATCAAAAGCTTTAGATGTTAATTTTAAAGTTGGGAAACTTCCAGCACTTTGTTCTAAATAATTTTCAGATATTAAATAATATATAAATTCTTCAAGGTTACTTCTAGAGTAAGATGACATAATTCCAAAAGTAGAAAGTTTAAAGTATTCTTTTCTTTCAATTTTAGAATCAACCTTCCCCATTAAAATATTTGTTAAAGTAGAAATACCTATACTCTCTTTAGTACGACCAATACAAGAAAAAACCTTTTGAGCATCTAAAGTAAAAGATTTAACATCTTTAAAATTTTTGCAATTTCCACAGTTTCCACAATAGTTTTTAATCCGCTTATCTCCAAAATATTTCAAAATATATTCTCTATAGCAGCTTTCTAAATATGCATAATCAACCATTTGATCTAATTTTTTTCGCTTCTTTTGCTTTAATTCATTAGAACTCTCTTCATTTTGCTCTATTAAAAACTCTTGAGTAGAAACATCCTCTTCAAAAAATAAAAGAATAGCTTCAGAAGGAGCACCATCTCTACCGGCTCTACCAGCTTCTTGATAATAACTTTCCAAATCCTTAGGTATATTTCTATGAATAACATACCTAACATTGGATTTATCAATTCCCATTCCAAAAGCATTAGTTGCAATCATTATTTTAATATCGTCATTTAAAAATTGCTCTTGAAAATTAGACCGCTCTTTTTCACTTAAGCCAGCGTGATATTTACCTACATTAAATCCTTTAAGAGTTAAATAGCTGTATAAATTATCAACTTCTTTTCTAGTTGCAGCATAGATTATACCAGACTTCTTAGAGTTTCTTTTGAGATATTCAGTTATGAAAGCTTCTGGAACAATGCCTTTTTCAACTTTGAAAGTGATATTATCACGATCAAATCCATCTACAGATATTTTAGGATTGTGAAGGTTTAACTTTTCAATTATATCTTGCCGAACTTTACCAGTAGCAGTAGCAGTAAGAGCTAAAATTTGAGGTCTTTGATTTATTTTTTGTAAAAAGTTTGGTATTTCAAGATAACTTTTTCTAAAATCATGTCCCCATTGAGATATACAATGAGCTTCATCAACTGCAACCATAGAAATCTGAATATTTTTGATGAAATTTATAAAATTTTCACTGATTAATCTTTCAGGAGCAATATAGAGAATTTTAATACTTTTATTTCTAATTCCTTGAATTAATTTAAGATATTCCTCTTTATTTAAAGTTGAATTTAAAAAACCAGCTCTAACGCCAAGATATTTTAAAGAATCAACTTGATCTTTCATTAAAGATATAAGAGGAGATATTACTATAGTAAGATGTGGATAAAGTAAAGCAGGTATTTGATAACAGATAGACTTTCCTCCTCCTGTTGACATTACACCTAATGTATCTTTTTTAGAAAGGGTGTGATTAATAATTATCTCTTGTCCTTTTCTAAAATTATTATATCCATAAATAGTTTTTAATAACTCTTTTGCTTTTGTTTTCATAACTTCCTTTCTAATATAAAAGTTGAATTCTTAATAGATTTTATCATAAGAACGATATTTTTTATATAAATAATATTCAATTTTATTAAAAATCATAGTAGAATATAATAAGCATAAAAAATGGAGGAAAAAATGATTTTAGTAAAATATGAAGATTTGTTGAAGGAGAAGAACTATACTTTAATAGATGTAAGAACTCCAAAAGAGTTTAAAGAGGAGCCTATTCCAGGGGCTATAAATATACCGTTACTTTTAGATGAAGAAAGAATAGATGTAGGAACTGCATATAAGCAAGTATCTCCAGAAAAGGCAAAGGAGTTAGGAGTAGAAGCTATTGCCAAAAGACTGCCAGATATATTTAGAGAAGTTCAGAAACATGCAAAGGGAAGATTGGCATTTTATTGTGCTCGTGGAGGTATGAGAAGTGGTTCAATGGCAGCTCTATTTGAAGCCTTAGGATATACAACTTGGAAGTTAGATGGAGGATATAGAGCATATAGACAGTATATACTAGATAATGTAAAAACTTATAATAAAGATGTAAAATATATTGTACTACACGGAAAAACAGGAATTGGGAAAACAAAGATTTTACAAAAGTTAGAGAAAAAAGGTTATTCTGTTTTAGATTTAGAGAAAATAGCAAATCATAAAGGTTCTTTTTTTGGAGGAGTTTGCGAGAAAGAGGAGCAGAGTCAAAAGAAATTTGATTCACTAATTTTTGATTATTTCTATAAAAATAAACCAGATTATGTTATAGCTGAAAGCGAAAGTAAAAGAATAGGAAATGTATATGTACCTGAAGATGTATTCCAATCTTTAAGAGCGGGAATTCATTTATCTTTAGAGACTCCTATAAAACATAGAGTAGAAATAATAAGAGATGATTATGCAGGAGCTAGTATAGATGAGCTTCAGGCTTGTCTGGATAAAGTTTCAAGATATATAGGAAAAGATAAATATCAAGAGTATTCAAATATGTTAAAGGAAAATAAGATAGATGAATTATCAGAAGTACTGATGATAGAGTATTACGATCCTCTTTATCAAAAAAGTATAGATAAGTACGTTTATGATTCAGAGATATTCTATGAGACTCTAGATGAGGGAGTTGAGAAAGTGGTGAGATATCTAAATGAGAAGGGTATTTTTGGAAAAGAGGTCACTGAATAAAATTTTTATAGTGTTGTCATCGTTTGCTTTAGCAGTGATAATATATTTGTTGTTTAGAAGTAGAAAACTTTTTTATTATCAAATAGTTGAAATGATGAATTTAGATCCCCATGTTAGGTCTATAAGAAAAATAGTATGGGTTTATAGAAAGTACATTCCAAATTGGGTAATATATTCATTGCCTGATGGCTTATGGTTATTTTCAATGGGAGTTTCTATTTTACACAATAGAGTTTTTTATAAAAAAGCTCAAAATATATTTAATATAATATTTCTTATCATGGTTGGAATAGAAATATTCCAAGGAATTTTTGGAGGACATGGAACTTTTATAGGGACATTTGATGGAGCTGATGTTATCTGCTATACAATAGGGTATATTATTGCGTCTCTTTTAAGCTATTTAAATTGGAAAAAAAATCATAAAGACCAAGAAGTAGAAAATGAAGTTGAAGTACTAAAAAATGAAAGAAAAAAAATCCTAATAATTGTAATTGTCTTTACAATATTAGGATTCTTTCCAGCACTAGTTACTTAATTATTTTAAAGTAATTGTATTATTTTCTAAAGATTCAATAACAGCAAGGGATTCAAGGTGGATTCCTTGCTCTTTTAATATAGTCCCTCCAGGTTGGAATCCTTTTTCAATAACGATTCCAACTCCTTGTAAATTAGCACCAGCTTGTTCAATTATATTTTTTAGTCCAATAATAGCATTTCCCATAGCTAAAAAATCATCTACAACAAGAATATTATCTTCAGGTGATAAAAATTCTTTAGAAACAGTTATATTGTAATCAGTTTTTTTTGTAAATGAGTGTACATTTGCATTGTACGAGTCTCCCATTGTAGATGGTTTTTTCTTTTTTGCAAAAACCATAGGAACTTTAAATGCATATGCAGCAGCTATACCTATAGCAATACCAGAAGCTTCAATAGTAAGAATTTTATTTATATTTTTTCCTTCAAAACGTTTTTTTAACTCTTCACCAATTTCTATCATTAAAATAGGGTCAATTTGATGATTGATAAAGCTATCTACTTTTAAAATTGAACTATCAGTAACTGATCCGTATTTTTCAATATATTCTTTTAATAATTTCAT of the Cetobacterium sp. NK01 genome contains:
- a CDS encoding ABC transporter permease yields the protein MKKISSGSFYSIPLTLWMSVFFVIPMLIVLSYAFLTKGTYGGVQMIFTLKNFNVFFEPVFLKILFRTIYISVVVTILTVILAVPTAYFIARSKFKQELLILVIIPFWTNFLIRIYAWISILGSNGFLNTFLLKLGIIETPLKLLYNTGSVILITVYTSLPFAILPLYAIIEKFDFSLVEAARDLGATNSQAFRKVFLPNIKSGIITAILFTFIPAMGSYAIPKLVGGTQATMLGNIIAQHLTVTRNWPLASAISAMLILVTSIALLIFMRAEKKSKEVSDE
- the hpf gene encoding ribosome hibernation-promoting factor, HPF/YfiA family, which codes for MRINYNTNGDLVLTDAIKNHCEKNFSKLKKFFDNILTVNVTLSATKSKTGPLQRVDARVHVNGTVIKGVYTDDDLYNAIDRVTEILAKQIKKHKEKLRDNNHSLPNISNPKKITFESSDNSITVQSTKKIESITVNPRPMDVEEAILQLEALNKDFYVFTNSETGDMNIVYKKRNGDYGHVEPAVF
- a CDS encoding peptidase U32 family protein — its product is MKRAELLAPAGNMEKLKMAFHYGADAVFLGGKMFNLRAGSHNFNDEELKEAVEYAHSMEKRVYVALNIIPHNNELELLPDYVKYLEEIGVDGVIVADLGVFQVVKENTNLNISVSTQASNTNWRSVKMWKDLGAKRVVLAREISLDNIAEIRAKVPDIELEVFVHGAMCMSVSGRCLLSNYMTGRDANRGDCAQSCRWKYNLVEETRPNEYMPVYEDERGTYIFNSKDLCTIEIIDKILDLGVDSLKIEGRMKGIYYVSNAVKVYKDAINKYYAGEFEYDPTWMEEIQSTSNRSYTQGFYHGQPGAEANNYNDRNSYSQTHQLVAKIEEKIGENEYILGIRNRVLSGESLEVITTSGKPREIIMPKMTLITKSGEEVVEAANPNSTVRVVLDGGFEAMDMIRRVKTTQE
- a CDS encoding peptidylprolyl isomerase; this translates as MKKIIKLLSLVVLFAIMIGCSSTKKTQAVKYNDIRATFVTTQGDITFYLYPEASPITVANFINLAKRGFYDNTKIHRAVENFVVQGGDPTGRGDGGPGYTIPDEFSKWLDFYQPGMLAMANTGPETGGSQFFFTLYPADWLNNKHTIFGEYVEEKDFNNIKKLEVGDVIKEIKFTGDVDLFLSLHKSQVEEWNATLDKNFPNLKKYPIKDKSEFSGEVQEYYDELKGIYTKKDEKSQDEKEWFIPRFIRATEKKIKEAKNN
- the dnaB gene encoding replicative DNA helicase, whose translation is MEDIEKLRKIPSSLEAERSVLGGIFLKPDIFSEVIEIITSSDFYKMAHKLIFEVMQEIYGTGESIDPIIVMDRLKRKDKFEDIGGEAIFYEIIEEVPTAANILTYARIIKEKATLRKLGDIGTKIVEMTYEGYEDVDTILDKAEGMIFKVAESKESKDIVSLKEVVTNEFERLEQLLQNKGVTTGISSGFKHFDEMTSGFHPSDLVILAARPSMGKTAFALNLALNAAMKADKGVLVFSLEMSSSQLLQRLLAIEAGIGLQKIRNGFLGEDDWGKLGIASGKLANAEINIADVPNVNVLEIRSIARRLKAAGKLDMILIDYLQLIKGTSGKSDNRQQEISDISRSLKGIARELDIPIIALSQLSRAPEQRADRRPMLSDLRESGAIEQDADMVVFLYRDDYYNDESEQKGITEVIIGKQRNGPVGTVNLKFFHEITKFGDYTTKVE
- a CDS encoding ABC transporter permease, whose amino-acid sequence is MNKRRTSLFFFILSMIFFYLPLLILVIYSFNEGRSSAWQGFSMKWYKELFLYSDNIWKAFKYSLIIGILSSTTSTLIGTLGAIGIHWYHFKHKNYLKVITFLPLVIPDIILGVSLLIMFATVKLELGLTSIFIAHTTFNIPFVLFIVLSRLGEFDYSIVEAAYDLGANEFQTLKKVILPMLTPAIVSGFLMALTLSFDDFVTTFFVAGPGSSTLPLRIYSMIRLGVSPVVNALSVLLIVLSIALTLSTKSLQKYFVK
- a CDS encoding ABC transporter ATP-binding protein, which codes for MKKTDIKIVDIKKSFDGVDVLKNINLNIKDGEFFSILGPSGCGKTTLLRMIAGFITPDSGAIYLGDENIVDLAPNKRNVNTIFQKYALFPHLTVYENVAFPLRLKKVDEKTIDAEVKKFIELVDLKDHMYKKPNQLSGGQQQRVSIARALINKPGVLLLDEPLSALDAKLRQNLLIELDNIHDEVGITFIFITHDQQEALSISDRIAVMNKGQILQVGTPAEVYEAPADSFVADFIGENNFFEGVVTEIFDKTYGKLQSDALGELIFELDKPIKVGDKVRVSIRPEKIRVSKHIPTGLSEKHNTLKVYVDELIYSGFQSKYFVWINGDKNLLFKAFKQHAVYFDEEDNDTIHWDEDAYISWHADDSFLVEVI
- a CDS encoding ABC transporter ATP-binding protein — encoded protein: MTKNIVLELKNICKNYSTKTETLEIIKNLNLQIEEGDFISILGQSGSGKTTLLNLIGLLDSPTSGDIFIDNEKISVNSSNIDLVRNKKIGFVFQFHYLLPEFTALENVMIPALTQDYSKKAEIEKKALALLKEVGVDHRANHKPTELSGGEKQRVAIARALINDPKILLLDEPTGNLDNETSEKIFNIFKQINSKKRQTIITVTHSRELAEISNKKLFLKKGILSE